In Alkalispirillum mobile, the DNA window GGTGAAGTCGCCGCCGCTGCCGAAACGTGGCGCCCCGGCGCTGTAATACCCCAGCCCCGGTTCGTACAGGGCCATGGTCATGTAGCGGTCAAAGGGCAGCCAGCCGTCGGCGGATTCGATGGCCTGGCGGATGCGGGCCTGCAGGGTCTCGCTGTGGGCACGGGCCTCGGCGTCGGGCGCGGGCAGGTCCAGGGCCGGTGGGCGCTGCCGGCTCATGGCGCCATCTCCAGTTGGGTCATGCCCGCGTGCTCGCCCTGGAAAGCAGCCCAGAGTTCGGCATAGGTCTGCCCCAGTTCGGGGTGGCATTCGTCGCCGGCGATATCCGCCAGCGGCTTGAGCACGAAGGCGTAGCGGGTGATCTCGTCGCGCGGGAGTTTCAGCCCGCCCCGGTCAATGATGGCGTCGCCCCAGGTCAGCAGGTCCAGGTCCAGCGTGCGGGCGGCGAACTTGCCCCCGCCCCGGCGACGGCCCTGTGTCGCCTCCAGCGCCCGGAAGGCATCGGCCAGGGTCTCCGGCGGCAGTTCGGTGTCGAAGCCCACCGCCAGGTTGTAGAAGTCGTTGCCGTCGAAGCCCACCGCCGGGTTGCGGTAGACGGGGGAGACCAGCAGCCTGCCGTAGTGCTCGCGCAGGGCCTGCACGGCCACGCGCACATTTTGCTCGGGTTCGATGTTGCTGCCGATGCTGACGTAGACGCGGGTCATGGTTGTTCGCCTCGCTCGATGCAGATGCCGACCGTGCGGCACTGGGGCAGGATGCCGGATTTACTGAGCCTTAGCCGCACCCAGGGGAGGCCGAACTGGGTGCGCAGTTCGTCGGCGATGTGCTCCGCCAGGGTTTCCAGCAGCTGGCATTCGCCCTCGGCGGCCAGTGCCTGGACGAACCGCGCCACGGCGGCGTAGTCCACCGCGGCCTGGATGTCGTCGCTTTCGGCGGCCGGCCGGGTGTCGGTCCCCAGGTCCAGATCGAGCAGCAGGGTCTGGCGCACCTGTCGTTCCCAGGCGGTGACGCCTATGGTGGTCTCCAGGCGGATTTCGCGCAGAAAAACGGTGTCCATGACGGCTCCGGGTGGTGCAAAGCGGGCACTATAGCGGCTCGCGTTGGGTGCGCCAAATGCGGCGCCCGACTTGACCCCGGGCCCGCGGCGCATTGGAATACATCGCCATGATCATGACAATCCTGCTGATAATCGCCGCCTACCTGTTCGGCTCGATCTCCTCGGCCGTGCTCGTCTGCAAGGCCTTCCGGCTGCCCGACCCGCGCCAGGAGGGGTCCGGGAACCCGGGCGCCACCAACGTGCTGCGCCTGGGGGGCAAGCTGCCGGCCGCACTCACCCTGGGCTTCGACTGGTTGAAGGGCATGTTGCCGGTGCTGGTGGCGCTGGCGTTGCTGGATGGCTTGTGGGGGATTGGCCTGGTGGGGCTGGCGGCTTTCCTGGGACACCTCTACCCGGTGTTCTTCGGCTTTCAGGGGGGCAAGGGGGTGGCCACCGGGCTGGGTGTGCTGCTGGGCTGGTCGCCGGTGGCGCTGCTGCTCACCGGCGCCACCTGGCTGCTGGTCGCCGCGGCATCCCGGTACTCCTCTCTGGCCGCACTCATCGCCTTCGTGCTGGCGCCGGTCTGGATCGCGGTGGTGACCGGCAGCGCGGCACTGACCACCTGCATGTTCGTGATCACCGCCTTCAGCTGGTGGCGACACCGGAGCAACCTCAAGCGCCTGGCCGCCGGCGAGGAGCCGAAGATCGGCCGCCGCAAGGGCTGAGGCGGTGCG includes these proteins:
- the folK gene encoding 2-amino-4-hydroxy-6-hydroxymethyldihydropteridine diphosphokinase translates to MTRVYVSIGSNIEPEQNVRVAVQALREHYGRLLVSPVYRNPAVGFDGNDFYNLAVGFDTELPPETLADAFRALEATQGRRRGGGKFAARTLDLDLLTWGDAIIDRGGLKLPRDEITRYAFVLKPLADIAGDECHPELGQTYAELWAAFQGEHAGMTQLEMAP
- the plsY gene encoding glycerol-3-phosphate 1-O-acyltransferase PlsY, translated to MIMTILLIIAAYLFGSISSAVLVCKAFRLPDPRQEGSGNPGATNVLRLGGKLPAALTLGFDWLKGMLPVLVALALLDGLWGIGLVGLAAFLGHLYPVFFGFQGGKGVATGLGVLLGWSPVALLLTGATWLLVAAASRYSSLAALIAFVLAPVWIAVVTGSAALTTCMFVITAFSWWRHRSNLKRLAAGEEPKIGRRKG
- the folB gene encoding dihydroneopterin aldolase, with the protein product MDTVFLREIRLETTIGVTAWERQVRQTLLLDLDLGTDTRPAAESDDIQAAVDYAAVARFVQALAAEGECQLLETLAEHIADELRTQFGLPWVRLRLSKSGILPQCRTVGICIERGEQP